Proteins encoded together in one Osmerus eperlanus chromosome 20, fOsmEpe2.1, whole genome shotgun sequence window:
- the nfatc1 gene encoding nuclear factor of activated T-cells, cytoplasmic 1 isoform X4: protein MKSAEEDAQSYTPSVALSLSLDNPCLPSQYHSLQLSPAVLSLCPSPRSERPQDMRGVGASFQPPGGRASDAPALESPRIEITAYGQFPEEESEESSLPAAKHVASVVTLSLPHADGYRNPGCLSPASSGSSRSCHSDASSYESGFSYNYDHSPQNSPWQSPCASPRGCSSLGLPGDPGSLSPSTSPRTGRPDSWMGVQRGGSRPSSPGKRKYSFNGSSSINHHPPHPPYTPDPSPGPSPHTSPRLSITEESWLPNTNQYTNSAIVAAINALTTDVGVDLGEGIPLKARRTGLEAGMPAGLKVEPGRGGLRPEEVCQEEYLASCLPLKKEGYCGGFLDVPQPYSWSKPKHYLSVVLSSSPSLPGLDWQLPSSMGSYSLQILIQPKSHHRAHYETEGSRGAVKAMGGGHPMVQLSGYEGSEPLTLQLFIGTADDRLLRPHAFYQVHRITGKTVSTASHETLQAQTKLLELPLLPENNMRAVIDCAGILKLRNSDIELRKGETDIGRKNTRVRMVFRVHITQPSGRTLSLQAASNPIECSQRSAQELPLVDKQSLQSCAAPGGDMMLLSGHNFHHHSKVVFLEKAQDGHHLWETEAKVDKDSSISTSLLLEVPPYRKQSLSNPVLVNFYVCNGKRKRSQYQSFTYVSANINEIIRNDLSSNSVQSSA, encoded by the exons ATGAAATCTGCTGAAGAAG ATGCACAAAGCTACACCCCCAGTGtcgccctgtccctctccctggatAATCCCTGCCTTCCTTCCCAGTACCACAGCCTCCAGCTCAGCCccgcagtcctctctctctgcccgtcCCCCCGCTCTGAGCGGCCCCAGGACATGAGGGGGGTGGGCGCTAGCTTCCAGCCCCCAGGGGGGCGTGCCAGCGACGCGCCCGCCCTCGAGAGCCCTCGCATCGAGATCACCGCCTACGGCCAGTTCCCCGAGGAGGAGTCGGAGGAGAGCAGCCTCCCCGCGGCCAAACACGTGGCTTCGGTGGTGACGCTCTCTCTTCCACACGCAGACGGTTACCGGAACCCCGGCTGCCTGAGCCCTGCCAGCAGTGGCTCCTCTCGGAGCTGCCACTCAGACGCCTCCTCCTACGAGTCCGGCTTCTCCTACAACTACGACCACTCCCCCCAGAACTCCCCCTGGCAGTCCCCCTGCGCCTCCCCCAGAGGGTGCTCCTCCCTGGGCTTGCCTGGGGACCCtggctccctctccccctccacctccccccgcaCCGGGAGACCAGACAGCTGGATGGGTGTCCAGAGAGGCGGCTCGCGTCCTAGCTCCCCCGGGAAGAGGAAGTACAGCTTCAATGGCTCTTCTTCCAtcaaccaccaccccccccaccccccctacacccccgacccctcccctgggccgtccccccacacctccccccgcCTCAGCATCACGGAGGAGTCCTGGCTGCCAAACACAAACCAGTACACCAACTCGGCCATCGTGGCGGCCATCAACGCCCTGACCACGGATGTTGGGGTGGATTTGGGGGAGGGGATCCCCCTGAAGGCCAGGAGAACAGGCTTGGAGGCCGGCATGCCAGCAGGCCTGAAGGTGgagcctgggaggggggggctgcgcCCAGAGGAGGTCTGTCAGGAGGAGTACCTGGCATCCTGCCTGCCCTTGAAGAAGGAAGGCTACTGTGGAGGGTTCTTGGATGTGCCCCAGCCGTACTCCTGGTCCAAACCCAAACACTATCTCAG TgttgtcctctcctccagcccctctctgCCTGGCCTCGACTGGCAGCTGCCCTCAAGCATGGGGTCCTACAGCCTGCAGATCCTCATCCAGCCCAAGTCCCACCACCGAGCTCACTACGAGACAGAGGGCAGCCGCGGGGCGGTCAAGGCCATGGGGGGAGGACACCCCATGGTGCAG CTCAGCGGCTACGAGGGCAGTGAGCCGCTAACCCTGCAGCTGTTCATCGGCACTGCGGACGACCGTCTCCTGCGCCCGCACGCCTTCTACCAGGTCCACCGCATCACGGGCAAGACGGTGTCCACGGCCAGCCACGAGACCCTGCAGGCCCAGACCAAGCTTCTGGAGCTGCCCCTGCTGCCGGAGAACAACATGAGGgccgt AATCGATTGCGCGGGCATCCTGAAACTTCGTAATTCTGACATCGAGCTACGGAAGGGAGAGACGGACATCGGCCGCAAGAACACGCGTGTGCGGATGGTGTTCCGCGTCCACATCACCCAGCCGTCCGGCCGGACACTCTCTCTTCAGGCTGCATCCAACCCCATTGAAtgct CCCAGAGATCGGCCCAGGAGCTTCCCCTGGTGGACAAGCAGAGCCTGCAGAGCTGCGCTGCTCCTGGGGGGGACATGATGCTGCTCAGTGGGCACAACTTCCACCACCACTCCAAGGTGGTGTTCTTAGAGAAGGCACAAG ACGGTCACCATCTGTGGGAGACGGAGGCCAAGGTTGACAAGGACTCATCCATATCT ACGTCCCTCCTGCTGGAGGTCCCTCCATACCGGAAGCAGAGTTTGTCCAACCCCGTCCTCGTCAACTTCTACGTTTGCAACGGCAAAAGAAAAAGGAGCCAATACCAGAGTTTCACCTATGTGTCTGCTAACa
- the nfatc1 gene encoding nuclear factor of activated T-cells, cytoplasmic 1 isoform X5 gives MKSAEEDAQSYTPSVALSLSLDNPCLPSQYHSLQLSPAVLSLCPSPRSERPQDMRGVGASFQPPGGRASDAPALESPRIEITAYGQFPEEESEESSLPAAKHVASVVTLSLPHADGYRNPGCLSPASSGSSRSCHSDASSYESGFSYNYDHSPQNSPWQSPCASPRGCSSLGLPGDPGSLSPSTSPRTGRPDSWMGVQRGGSRPSSPGKRKYSFNGSSSINHHPPHPPYTPDPSPGPSPHTSPRLSITEESWLPNTNQYTNSAIVAAINALTTDVGVDLGEGIPLKARRTGLEAGMPAGLKVEPGRGGLRPEEVCQEEYLASCLPLKKEGYCGGFLDVPQPYSWSKPKHYLSPSLPGLDWQLPSSMGSYSLQILIQPKSHHRAHYETEGSRGAVKAMGGGHPMVQLSGYEGSEPLTLQLFIGTADDRLLRPHAFYQVHRITGKTVSTASHETLQAQTKLLELPLLPENNMRAVIDCAGILKLRNSDIELRKGETDIGRKNTRVRMVFRVHITQPSGRTLSLQAASNPIECSQRSAQELPLVDKQSLQSCAAPGGDMMLLSGHNFHHHSKVVFLEKAQDGHHLWETEAKVDKDSSISTSLLLEVPPYRKQSLSNPVLVNFYVCNGKRKRSQYQSFTYVSANINEIIRNDLSSNSVQSSA, from the exons ATGAAATCTGCTGAAGAAG ATGCACAAAGCTACACCCCCAGTGtcgccctgtccctctccctggatAATCCCTGCCTTCCTTCCCAGTACCACAGCCTCCAGCTCAGCCccgcagtcctctctctctgcccgtcCCCCCGCTCTGAGCGGCCCCAGGACATGAGGGGGGTGGGCGCTAGCTTCCAGCCCCCAGGGGGGCGTGCCAGCGACGCGCCCGCCCTCGAGAGCCCTCGCATCGAGATCACCGCCTACGGCCAGTTCCCCGAGGAGGAGTCGGAGGAGAGCAGCCTCCCCGCGGCCAAACACGTGGCTTCGGTGGTGACGCTCTCTCTTCCACACGCAGACGGTTACCGGAACCCCGGCTGCCTGAGCCCTGCCAGCAGTGGCTCCTCTCGGAGCTGCCACTCAGACGCCTCCTCCTACGAGTCCGGCTTCTCCTACAACTACGACCACTCCCCCCAGAACTCCCCCTGGCAGTCCCCCTGCGCCTCCCCCAGAGGGTGCTCCTCCCTGGGCTTGCCTGGGGACCCtggctccctctccccctccacctccccccgcaCCGGGAGACCAGACAGCTGGATGGGTGTCCAGAGAGGCGGCTCGCGTCCTAGCTCCCCCGGGAAGAGGAAGTACAGCTTCAATGGCTCTTCTTCCAtcaaccaccaccccccccaccccccctacacccccgacccctcccctgggccgtccccccacacctccccccgcCTCAGCATCACGGAGGAGTCCTGGCTGCCAAACACAAACCAGTACACCAACTCGGCCATCGTGGCGGCCATCAACGCCCTGACCACGGATGTTGGGGTGGATTTGGGGGAGGGGATCCCCCTGAAGGCCAGGAGAACAGGCTTGGAGGCCGGCATGCCAGCAGGCCTGAAGGTGgagcctgggaggggggggctgcgcCCAGAGGAGGTCTGTCAGGAGGAGTACCTGGCATCCTGCCTGCCCTTGAAGAAGGAAGGCTACTGTGGAGGGTTCTTGGATGTGCCCCAGCCGTACTCCTGGTCCAAACCCAAACACTATCTCAG cccctctctgCCTGGCCTCGACTGGCAGCTGCCCTCAAGCATGGGGTCCTACAGCCTGCAGATCCTCATCCAGCCCAAGTCCCACCACCGAGCTCACTACGAGACAGAGGGCAGCCGCGGGGCGGTCAAGGCCATGGGGGGAGGACACCCCATGGTGCAG CTCAGCGGCTACGAGGGCAGTGAGCCGCTAACCCTGCAGCTGTTCATCGGCACTGCGGACGACCGTCTCCTGCGCCCGCACGCCTTCTACCAGGTCCACCGCATCACGGGCAAGACGGTGTCCACGGCCAGCCACGAGACCCTGCAGGCCCAGACCAAGCTTCTGGAGCTGCCCCTGCTGCCGGAGAACAACATGAGGgccgt AATCGATTGCGCGGGCATCCTGAAACTTCGTAATTCTGACATCGAGCTACGGAAGGGAGAGACGGACATCGGCCGCAAGAACACGCGTGTGCGGATGGTGTTCCGCGTCCACATCACCCAGCCGTCCGGCCGGACACTCTCTCTTCAGGCTGCATCCAACCCCATTGAAtgct CCCAGAGATCGGCCCAGGAGCTTCCCCTGGTGGACAAGCAGAGCCTGCAGAGCTGCGCTGCTCCTGGGGGGGACATGATGCTGCTCAGTGGGCACAACTTCCACCACCACTCCAAGGTGGTGTTCTTAGAGAAGGCACAAG ACGGTCACCATCTGTGGGAGACGGAGGCCAAGGTTGACAAGGACTCATCCATATCT ACGTCCCTCCTGCTGGAGGTCCCTCCATACCGGAAGCAGAGTTTGTCCAACCCCGTCCTCGTCAACTTCTACGTTTGCAACGGCAAAAGAAAAAGGAGCCAATACCAGAGTTTCACCTATGTGTCTGCTAACa